From a region of the Dictyostelium discoideum AX4 chromosome 2 chromosome, whole genome shotgun sequence genome:
- a CDS encoding RabGAP/TBC domain-containing protein, whose product MDTKIDYQPTIQEDKVVDIKYNISSSDDGNVINMSGGGGGGDVGNSCCISEDNHQKGIIRNSSSGTINNILGTDDNNNNNNNNNSNNKNSNNNDTTNSTITNSTSTNLPIKTYIESPKSISSDSSSVSSSLYEPIVKEINEFINPPSITSSQTIINNQEEKDIENKTIVNNNNNNNSLNDSISSSSSSNSSSNSNNEESNTITKISPTIRAVTRSSPFYNSKAPDIRSEVNGFPLKLNHMKTKEYIWLQLIQNYTHDNIINNEILKSIRIGLPKRIRGYIWRFFSGAIELERKNIGVYQHFLGKHSEEYEYKISKDISRTFPNNPYFNNEQGQNSLFRILKAYSIMDPEIGYTQGMSFIAAVLLSEMDETESFWTFTSIMKNYKLSTLFCHDLSLLRQYLYVIDRLIETLLPKLFSHFKEIGVTPVLFASEWISTLFTYNFDLPISKRLLDVFFIEGRFYLHRMSLAILKIYEKQLIEFEFEDAVEFLKKLGTQIDPDLLLKTSDSLPLTM is encoded by the exons atggaTACAAAGATTGATTATCAACCAACTATACAAGAAGATAAAGTTGttgatataaaatataatattagtaGTAGCGATGATGGTAATGTAATCAATAtgagtggtggtggtggtggcggTGATGTTGGTAATAGTTGTTGTATCTCTGAAGATAATCATCAAAAAGGAATCATTAgaaatagtagtagtggtacaATTAACAATATTTTAGGTacagatgataataataataataataataataataatagtaataacaaaaatagcaataataatgatacaaCAAACTCTACCATAACAAATTCTACTTCAACTAATTTACCAATAAAAACATATATTGAAtcaccaaaatcaatatcatcagACTCTTCCTCAGTTTCATCATCTTTGTATGAACCAATtgtaaaagaaataaatgaatttataaatccGCCATCCATAACATCATCTCAAACCATCATAAACAatcaagaagaaaaagatattgaaaataaaacaattgtaaataataataataataataatagtttaaatgaTAGTataagtagtagtagtagtagtaatagtagtagtaatagtaataatgaagaatcaAATACAATAACAAAAATTTCACCAACAATTAGAGCAGTAACAAGATCATCACCATTTTATAATTCTAAAGCACCAGATATTCGATCAGAAGTGAATGGATTtccattgaaattaaatcatatGAAAACCAAAGAATATATATggcttcaattaattcaaaactATACAcatgataatattatcaataatgaaattttaaaatcaattagaaTTGGTTTACCAAAGAGAATAAGAGGTTATATTTGGAGATTCTTTTCTGGTGCAATCGAATTGGAGAGAAAGAATATCGGTGTATATCAACATTTTTTAGGTAAACATTCTGAAGAGTATGAATATAAAATCTCCAAAGATATAAGTAGAACCTTTCCAAACAATCCATACTTTAATAATGAACAAGGtcaaaattcattatttagaATCTTGAAGGCATATAGTATTATGGATCCAGAGATTGGTTATACTCAAGGTATGTCATTCATTGCCGCTGTACTCTTGAGTGAAATGGATGAAACGGAATCGTTTTGGACATTCACAAGTATtatgaaaaattataaattatcaacacTCTTTTGTCATGATCTTAGTTTATTAAGACAATATCTCTATGTAATCGATAGATTAATTGAAACATTACtaccaaaattattttcacatTTT AAAGAAATTGGTGTAACACCAGTATTATTTGCATCAGAATGGATATCAACATTATTTACATACAATTTTGATTTACCAATTAGTAAGAGATTATTGGATGTTTTCTTTATTGAAGGTAGATTTTATCTTCACAGAATGTCACTTGCAATACTTAAAATTTATGAAAAACAACTTAtcgaatttgaatttgaagatgCTGTAGAGTTTTTGAAAAAGCTTGGGACTCAAATTGACCCTGaccttttattaaaaacttcAGATTCTTTACCTTTAACAATGTAA
- the racF2 gene encoding Rho GTPase, whose product MQNIKCVVVGDGAVGKTCMLISYTTNGFPSEYLPTVFDNYCANLMLDGKPYSLGLWDTAGQEEYDRLRPLSYPQTDVFLICFSIISQSSFENVSTKWFKEVNHHAPGVPIVLVGTKQDIRNDNDSIKKLKERNIELVPYEKGLEKAKEINAIYLEASALTQRGVKNVFDQCIRSVIYPNKLNKKPKKKTCTIM is encoded by the exons at gcaaaatattaaatgtgttgttgttggtgatggtgCAGTTGGTAAAACTTGTATGTTAATTTCATATACTACAAATGGTTTTCCATCAGAATATCTTCCAACagtttttgataattattgTGCAAATTTGATGTTGGATGGTAAACCATATAGTCTTGGACTTTGGGATACTGCAGGTCAAGAAGAGTATGATCGTTTAAGACCATTATCATATCCACAAACTgatgtatttttaatttgtttttcaattatttcacaatcatcatttgaaaatgtttcAACAAAATGGTTTAAAGAAGTTAATCATCATGCTCCTGGTGTACCAATAGTTTTGGTTGGTACAAAACAAGATATTagaaatgataatgattcaattaaaaaattaaaagaaaggAATATTGAATTAGTACCATATGAAAAAGGTTTAGAAAAagcaaaagaaattaatgcTATCTATTTAGAAGCTTCAGCTTTAACTCAAAGAGGtgttaaaaatgtttttgatCAATGTATTAGATCTGTAATTTatccaaataaattaaataaaaaaccaaagaAGAAGACCTGTACaataatgtaa
- the gltA gene encoding citrate synthase, whose protein sequence is MSSNSQEDNNKTTEKKNTLTVIDNRTGKSYEIPINHETVKSIDFRAIKEQSIDFGTMIYDPGYYNTAVCKSQITYIDGDRGILEYRGYPIEQLAEKSSFLEVSYLLIYGDLPSKEQSNLWNTKIMNHTFIHENLISMMKSFRYDAHPMGMLISSLSAMSTFYPEANPALAGVDIYKNKQLMNKQIFRILGKLPTIAACAYRHRIGRPYNDPSNTLSYTENFLYMLDRLSESNYKPHPVLTRALDKLFIIHADHELNCSTATMRQIASTLVDPYTACAGSAGALYGPLHGGANEAVLRMLEAIGTIENIPKFIEQVKQKKQRLMGFGHRVYKSYDPRAKILKTVTMEIFALLGKNPLMQIATELERLALSDSYFIERQLYPNVDFYSGIIYKSMGFPTDMFPVLFSIPRAAGWLAHWVEELADPELRIFRPRQIYMGRRNMNYVPMDARQVQQHNSGEKLSSFSSGFDRRRDVSEELFNFEDGAIPKTATGSKSQLSASIEQSFGEKISPQSH, encoded by the exons atgagtTCAAATTCCcaagaagataataataaaactacagaaaaaaagaatacaCTCACAGTTATTGATAATAGAACTGGAAAATCCTATGAAATCCCAATCAATCATGAAActgttaaatcaattgatttccGTGCAATTAAAGAACAATCAATAGATTTTGGTACAAT gATTTATGACCCAGGTTATTATAATACAGCAGTTTGTAAATCACAAATTACATACATTGATGGTGATAGAGGTATTTTAGAATATAGAGGTTATCCAATTGAACAATTAGCAGAGAAATCTTCATTTTTAGAAGtttcttatttattaatttatggTGATTTACCATCAAAA gAACAAAGTAATTTATGGAATACAAAAATTATGAATCATACATTTATtcatgaaaatttaattagtaTGATGAAATCATTCCGTTATGATGCACATCCAATGGGTATGTTAATTAGTTCACTTTCAGCAATGTCAACATTTTATCCAGAAGCAAATCCAGCACTTGCAGGTGtagatatttataaaaataaacaattaatgaataaacaaatttttaGAATTCTTGGTAAATTACCAACAATTGCAGCATGTGCATATCGTCATAGAATTggaag aCCATATAATGATCCATCAAATACATTATCATATACAgagaattttttatatatgttAGATCGTTTATCAGAATCAAATTATAAACCACATCCAGTATTAACAAGAGCAttagataaattatttattattcacGCAGATCATGAATTAAATTGTTCAACAGCAACAATGAGACAAATTGCATCAACATTGGTTGACCCATATACAGCATGTGCAGGTAGTGCAGGTGCATTGTATGGTCCATTACATGGTGGTGCCAATGAAGCAGTGTTAAGAATGTTGGAGGCAATTGGAACCATTGAAAATATTCCAAAGTTTATTGAACAAGTTAAACAAAAGAAACAACGTTTAATGGGTTTTGGACATCGTGTTTACAAATCATATGATCCACGTGCTAAAATACTTAAAACCGTAACAATGGAGATCTTTGCACTATTGGGTAAGAATCCATTGATGCAAATCGCAACAGAATTGGAAAGATTGGCACTCTCTGACAGCTATTTCATAGAGAGACAACTCTATCCAAATGTTGATTTCTACTCTGGTATCATTTACAAGAGTATGGGTTTCCCAACTGATATGTTTCCAGTGTTATTCTCAATTCCAAGAGCTGCTGGTTGGTTGGCTCATTGGGTTGAAGAATTGGCTGATCCAGAACTTCGTATCTTTAGACCACGTCAAATCTATATGGGTCGTAGAAATATGAATTATGTTCCAATGGATGCTCGTCAAGTTCAACAACATAATAGTGGTGAGAAATTATCCTCATTCTCTTCTGGTTTCGATCGTCGTAGAGATGTCTCTGAAgaactttttaattttgaagatGGTGCAATTCCAAAAACTGCCACTGGTAGTAAATCTCAACTATCTGCTTCAATTGAACAATCTTTTGGTGAGAAAATATCTCCACAAAgtcattaa
- the mcfX gene encoding mitochondrial substrate carrier family protein, with amino-acid sequence MVQQQQQQQQIKKNQVKPPLYSNLIAGAIAGVIGSSVVFPLDFVKTRLQQQRVSIDGSKQYNGIIDCFKKVIKNEGGVRGLYRGLSSNLIGIIPEKALKLAMNDYFRTRFQGDRSYIKLWEEVASGGLAGMCQVVATNPMELVKIRMQVSGLSGKKASLKEVVSELGIKGLYKGTASTLLRDVPFSMIYFSIYGRMKHNLTDQETGEIGLPKILLCGITAGSIAASVSTPFDVIKTRIQVKPGPNDPHYKGIADCFRKTIQSEGPKALFKGVLPRVCIISPLFGITLVVYEIQKSFYASTH; translated from the coding sequence atggtacaacaacaacaacaacaacaacaaataaaaaaaaatcaagttAAACCACCActttattcaaatttaatagcAGGAGCAATTGCAGGAGTTATTGGTAGTTCAGTTGTATTTCCACTTGATTTTGTAAAGACAagattacaacaacaaagggTATCAATCGATGGTAGTAAACAATATAATGGTATAattgattgttttaaaaaggtGATTAAAAATGAAGGTGGTGTTAGAGGATTATATAGAGGTCTAAGTAGtaatttaattggtattATACCAGAGAAAGCATTAAAGTTAGCAATGAATGATTATTTTAGAACACGTTTTCAAGGTGACAGATCATATATTAAACTATGGGAAGAGGTTGCATCAGGTGGTCTCGCAGGTATGTGTCAAGTGGTAGCAACCAATCCAATGGAATTGGTGAAGATAAGAATGCAAGTGTCAGGTCTAAGTGGCAAGAAAGCATCATTAAAAGAAGTAGTTAGTGAATTGGGTATTAAAGGATTATACAAAGGTACTGCATCAACCTTATTAAGAGACGTACCATTCAGTATGATCTATTTCTCAATCTATGGTAGAATGAAACATAATCTCACCGATCAAGAAACTGGTGAAATTGGGTTACCAAAAATACTCTTATGTGGTATTACAGCTGGTTCAATAGCTGCTTCAGTCAGTACACCATTCGATGTAATTAAAACTAGAATTCAAGTAAAACCTGGTCCAAATGATCCACACTATAAAGGTATAGCTGATTGTTTCCGTAAAACTATACAATCTGAAGGTCCAAAAGCTCTCTTTAAAGGTGTTTTACCAAGAGTTTGTATCATTTCACCATTGTTTGGTATAACTTTAGTAGTTtatgaaattcaaaaatcattttatgcTTCAACTCATTAA